The proteins below are encoded in one region of Syngnathus acus chromosome 2, fSynAcu1.2, whole genome shotgun sequence:
- the LOC119132490 gene encoding transmembrane protein 182-like, with amino-acid sequence MSERCHLSPNERLSVLLFFALFAVKLALLSTLVFCATDYWLLGSAELCRPGSDSRETQATDSMLFHEGLFWRCSFPASSPQYSLWNLWISPNMKVCQPAFLFPFPAKVPFWVPSADSPEEPYEHHKAIIFRTFWSIFLIAGVATVVTGGLSIICTAPLSNYNLYKLGGALLLCGGVCQLIVVLMYVMWVQVLDTLEEFARGQHASGCTSFHLSIQNGPSFLLAPVAAFFSLLSGLLFLAIAHSARPHHTYKTTHTPELQTEL; translated from the exons ATGTCGGAGCGTTGCCACCTAAGCCCAAACGAGCGTCTCAGCGTGCTTCTCTTCTTTGCTTTGTTCGCCGTGAAACTCGCACTTCTGTCCACTCTGGTTTTCTGCGCGACCGACTACTGGCTGCTGGGTTCGGCTGAGCTCTGCCGTCCAGGAAGTGACTCAAGAGAGACACAG GCGACAGACAGCATGCTCTTCCACGAGGGGCTCTTCTGGAGATGTTCCTTCCCAGCATCATCTCCTCAATATTCTCTTTGGAATCTTTGGATCT CGCCAAATATGAAAGTATGCCAGCCAGCGTTCCTCTTCCCGTTTCCAGCCAAGGTCCCGTTTTGGGTGCCGTCAGCAGATTCCCCCGAAGAACCATACGAGCATCACAAGGCCATTA TTTTCAGAACTTTTTGGAGCATCTTCCTCATCGCGGGTGTGGCCACGGTGGTCACTGGTGGGCTTTCTATTATTTGTACGGCCCCTCTCTCCAACTACAACCTCTACAAATTGGGTGGAGCTCTTTTGCTTTGTGGGG GTGTGTGCCAGCTCATCGTGGTGCTCATGTATGTGATGTGGGTCCAAGTGTTGGACACACTGGAGGAGTTCGCCCGAGGTCAGCATGCAAGCGGTTGCACATCTTTCCACCTGAGCATCCAGAACGGCCCGTCGTTCCTGCTGGCTCCTGTGGCCGCCTTTTTTAGCCTGCTGTCTGGCCTGCTCTTCCTCGCCATTGCACACAGCGCTCGCCCGCATCACACgtacaaaacaacacacactccAGAGCTCCAAACTGAACTGTGA